From Mesotoga infera, one genomic window encodes:
- a CDS encoding amidohydrolase, translated as MTGYSLKGGMVYSAEDRNYVRRDLHMSAGVISPTPSEGSLEIDIAGRFVYPGFVDSHAHLIGTGRKNLEVNLEDCNSIESLAERLEVDREIVRARGWDQEALGFMPVREKLDSITSRPVILTRRCGHIATVNSPLIKLFSIERLHGLDGSDIELGLLKERALEELDRMIRLSPGEVQRAIHAGTQAFLKYGVTTVHSDDYHGIDYELLMNSLSGASDMRIYEKLCISKEEELDLIKHGQQFETPFFTLRAAKLYLDGSLGARTAAMISPYHDSPAERGVLYMTADELKPIVKRADRERIQVCVHVIGDRALEEALKAFEGSASESLNHRLIHVQIASEEQIKRMTDQKLTASIQPIFADSDKIIAPERLGPGRMRDAYPFGKMRDMGVPLAISTDSPVESTSVIRNLASADKFFSRRDSIEMYSSNGHILANNTESLSLNNGDRADLFVINVDLLKVTQDTPAEMTFVDGRLVHKL; from the coding sequence ATGACAGGTTACTCGCTGAAAGGCGGTATGGTATATTCTGCAGAAGACAGAAATTACGTTCGCAGAGATCTACATATGAGTGCGGGCGTTATTTCCCCGACTCCCTCTGAAGGGTCACTGGAAATAGACATTGCGGGCAGATTCGTTTATCCGGGATTCGTAGATTCCCACGCTCACCTCATAGGCACTGGAAGAAAGAATCTGGAAGTGAACCTTGAAGACTGCAATTCAATTGAATCACTTGCAGAAAGACTGGAAGTCGATCGCGAAATAGTGCGCGCTCGCGGTTGGGATCAGGAAGCTCTTGGTTTCATGCCTGTAAGGGAGAAACTTGATTCCATTACCTCTAGACCCGTGATACTGACTAGAAGGTGCGGTCATATTGCCACTGTAAACTCGCCTTTGATTAAACTCTTCAGTATTGAAAGACTTCACGGACTGGACGGATCCGATATCGAGCTGGGACTCCTGAAGGAGAGAGCCCTAGAAGAACTTGATCGTATGATCAGACTTTCACCCGGAGAAGTGCAAAGAGCAATTCACGCAGGAACTCAGGCCTTCCTCAAGTACGGAGTTACAACAGTTCACAGTGATGATTATCACGGAATCGATTATGAGCTGCTCATGAACAGCCTTTCTGGCGCAAGTGACATGAGGATTTACGAGAAGCTCTGTATCTCAAAAGAAGAAGAACTCGACTTGATCAAGCATGGACAGCAATTTGAAACTCCCTTTTTCACTCTTAGAGCCGCAAAGCTGTATCTTGACGGTTCTCTTGGTGCACGAACAGCGGCAATGATCTCACCTTACCACGATTCCCCTGCCGAAAGAGGCGTTCTATATATGACGGCCGATGAATTGAAACCAATTGTTAAGAGAGCTGACAGAGAGCGAATCCAAGTCTGCGTCCATGTAATAGGGGATCGGGCGCTTGAAGAGGCTTTGAAAGCCTTCGAAGGTTCTGCAAGCGAGTCGCTGAATCACAGACTGATTCACGTCCAAATTGCCTCTGAAGAGCAAATAAAGAGGATGACAGATCAAAAGCTAACCGCCTCAATTCAGCCGATATTTGCTGATTCCGACAAAATAATCGCACCTGAGAGACTCGGTCCGGGCCGCATGAGAGACGCTTACCCATTTGGAAAGATGAGAGACATGGGAGTGCCTCTCGCAATATCAACCGACTCCCCTGTTGAGAGTACTTCAGTGATTCGCAACCTCGCTTCTGCCGACAAGTTTTTCTCAAGAAGAGATAGCATTGAGATGTACAGTTCGAATGGTCATATTCTCGCAAACAACACAGAGTCACTTTCACTCAACAATGGAGATAGGGCAGACCTATTTGTGATCAATGTCGATTTACTGAAGGTAACTCAAGACACTCCCGCAGAAATGACCTTTGTTGACGGGAGGTTGGTTCACAAACTTTGA
- a CDS encoding pseudouridine-5'-phosphate glycosidase yields MKKDVALESTVIAHGLPKGINLETAFNMERAVRENGGTPRTIGILGGEIVVGLTNEQVKRLGMASNVLKVGTAEIAYATAMKRDAATTVSATMAISKTSGISVFATGGIGGVHRDIDWDVSQDIIELSRTRMIVVSAGVKSILDVPKTLEFLETFGVTVVGYQTDSFPLFHCSKSPYRINLTISSPEEAAQILEEKERLGIEGGVLVANPIPEADSMDFDELRTLIESALKSAETNGISGKALTPYLLSRLAELSSGKTLDANISLLINNAALGGRIAASLGEEK; encoded by the coding sequence CGAGACTGCCTTTAACATGGAGAGAGCAGTGAGGGAAAATGGAGGCACTCCCAGGACCATTGGAATACTCGGTGGAGAGATAGTTGTCGGCCTCACAAATGAACAGGTGAAGAGACTAGGCATGGCCTCGAATGTCTTGAAAGTCGGTACTGCTGAGATCGCCTACGCGACAGCAATGAAGAGAGATGCAGCAACAACAGTAAGCGCTACTATGGCAATCTCGAAAACGAGTGGAATCTCAGTTTTCGCCACCGGTGGAATTGGCGGAGTTCATAGGGACATCGACTGGGATGTGTCTCAAGACATAATTGAACTTTCGAGAACGAGAATGATAGTGGTCTCTGCGGGTGTCAAGAGCATACTGGACGTGCCGAAAACACTTGAGTTTCTTGAAACCTTTGGAGTAACGGTAGTCGGTTACCAAACCGATTCATTTCCTCTTTTCCACTGCTCGAAAAGCCCATACAGAATCAACTTGACGATAAGTTCTCCTGAAGAGGCCGCCCAGATTCTTGAAGAAAAGGAGAGACTGGGAATTGAAGGAGGAGTACTAGTAGCAAACCCAATACCAGAAGCAGATTCAATGGATTTCGATGAACTTAGAACCCTTATTGAATCGGCTCTGAAATCTGCAGAGACCAATGGCATTTCTGGAAAAGCGCTGACTCCATATCTTCTCAGCAGGCTGGCAGAACTATCAAGTGGCAAGACTCTGGATGCGAATATTTCCTTGCTGATAAACAACGCTGCTCTGGGTGGTCGAATCGCCGCTAGTTTAGGAGAAGAAAAATGA